Proteins encoded by one window of Rhodohalobacter sp. SW132:
- a CDS encoding LytR C-terminal domain-containing protein, giving the protein MADSNKGIERSSLLLNAAIGFLGFLLVILVFSLITRLLYPRIISDRSEQDPALISSVIQLEVLNGCGIPGLATAYTGTLRNYGFDVVETGNFDHFNVENTIVIARTAQLENARRVASALGIDEKQILREISGEFYLDVTLVLGADYESLNL; this is encoded by the coding sequence ATGGCAGATAGTAATAAAGGAATTGAACGATCATCACTACTGCTGAATGCAGCCATTGGTTTTTTAGGGTTTTTACTTGTGATCCTGGTGTTTTCACTCATCACCCGTCTTCTCTACCCGCGAATTATATCAGACCGATCGGAACAAGATCCCGCATTAATTAGTAGTGTAATACAACTTGAAGTATTAAACGGATGTGGTATTCCCGGCCTTGCAACGGCATACACCGGTACACTTCGGAACTATGGATTTGATGTTGTAGAAACCGGTAATTTCGACCATTTTAATGTTGAAAACACAATTGTGATCGCCCGGACTGCACAGCTGGAAAATGCCCGAAGGGTTGCCAGTGCACTCGGGATTGATGAAAAACAGATCCTCCGGGAAATTTCCGGAGAGTTTTACCTGGATGTAACTTTAGTACTTGGCGCCGATTATGAATCCCTTAATTTATAA
- the rsfS gene encoding ribosome silencing factor: protein MTDKSILKSGQFSTDSKTKTADSAKLIETISEALLEKRAKNIVLLDVRELTTLTDYFIVCHGSSDTQIRALANSVTEKTKKDLGESVWKKEGMEIRRWIILDYVNIVVHIFSEEKREYYGIEKMWSDAVRTELEDTLAKDS, encoded by the coding sequence ATGACAGATAAATCTATTCTTAAAAGCGGACAGTTTTCGACAGATTCCAAAACCAAAACTGCCGATTCTGCAAAGCTGATAGAAACCATTAGCGAAGCACTTCTCGAAAAGAGAGCAAAAAATATCGTACTGCTTGATGTACGGGAGCTTACTACTTTAACCGATTATTTTATCGTATGCCACGGATCATCGGACACACAAATCCGTGCACTTGCCAACAGCGTTACCGAAAAAACGAAAAAAGACCTCGGTGAATCCGTCTGGAAAAAAGAGGGAATGGAGATCCGGCGCTGGATCATACTGGACTACGTAAATATTGTGGTTCACATCTTCAGTGAAGAAAAACGTGAATACTACGGTATTGAAAAAATGTGGAGTGATGCCGTCCGGACAGAATTAGAAGACACCTTAGCGAAAGATAGTTGA
- a CDS encoding HAMP domain-containing sensor histidine kinase: MNLLLKNPLILPGALLLLILALYGFFEYNNSRTGQLPESPEPIIEESLDQGLVLFENFQADLTRDTENLLEQLQEIISQQQNRQFIYRSLSNHDFWGVILYRNGIPWSWNGFHIVIPPPFESSQSDSVQTYLQKRNNLSVLVAQVTFSVEDDSYQLVAGRKLSHTTNLPIAGDINFTLSDHPSLTNLYPVRYSFSQPPPDSNMPYRVLATSASDSVGVVYAEDTDYEAFKASFFDAISESRYLFHIAIIAALFLFFIVFAVNHKSWYSLLFQIGFISLMWFLAVRYSVAESWGMLFLPGGPDDVLQTQLILGEYLLNALFLLLFSLVAINTLRGYNPVKSRQMQIKGALIALMYGVVQLLLILFFVISTKQLTADTAIPLLDLELIPPLNTLIFYISASLFFAAITGISLAVSQFLFKFEQDKAVLIFLSSVFAFLATSFGIDQFTDQGFFLGWQFLLILFLFSAFIFTGWLMSRYPDFFTTMSGFRRMIILLLFTAGSVYYIIWNTTPDRADSELHSIATEYAAEAESDSEAILRSILQTIEFRIQDIPDEDIFETPERAQSRFERVIESLIQTEWQNYTLDFHLVRADGDMISDYSTSIDSPGWSSIFDLELMNRSHRGEQLRMETNRPIIWDRPTGIGEHFRSFFRGWIPIYSNTNPGNIIAWITGSIYQERPDFNKPIRAVMTATTGEDWRKSFYMAEFTGNRVVRSATKGIYNDQPEYNRLSDVERNIAMQDSLAFITTRTAQGSFREILLRVGDRNIVKVSTPKPGFTNHLFSFFRLFLPLLFFGLFVMAVLSICGLRPFHLFSQSKRFQNRLIDGFTLATLLFLTVLIFATQFAISNQTEKNIERDLVNTLKNLGESIQLASPEISTDSFQIPLSDVTTPLNVDAILYQNVWVVESTTPQIFQQHLIPTILPFNAYEFLYNRERRHIVSTVELGRETLMVGYRAIVDDDNQPVGTIAIPTFTQSPVYTDQLLETTSYLFGIYLVIFSLFTIGAIVFSNQLTRPLELIQKGLNKISRGEQKTKIPVTSQDEVGSLAEAYNLMVNKLDEAQKELIKAERESAWKEMAQQVAHEIKNPLTPMKLNLQHLQRQLEANPDNVLALKPIIETTAANIIEQIESLNKIASDFSKFSKPIRDPFEPVNLNPLLESVADLYGHDEGVEIELNIRSKDLTIHCVQDEIRRVLINLIKNGIEACENGNSKIQIDAGFQNEELEISIADNGIGIPVKNRNTIFVPNFSTKSSGTGLGLAITKKIIEAHDGDISFESKPGQGTTFTIHLPKKPSSS; encoded by the coding sequence TTGAACCTTCTTTTAAAAAATCCGTTGATACTGCCAGGAGCACTTTTGCTGCTCATATTGGCGTTGTACGGATTTTTTGAATATAACAACTCCCGGACCGGCCAACTGCCCGAATCACCTGAACCCATCATCGAGGAAAGCTTAGACCAGGGGCTTGTACTCTTCGAAAACTTTCAGGCGGATTTAACACGTGATACCGAGAATTTACTGGAGCAACTTCAGGAGATCATCAGTCAGCAGCAAAACAGGCAGTTTATCTACCGGTCACTTTCAAACCATGATTTCTGGGGAGTGATCCTCTACCGGAACGGCATCCCCTGGAGCTGGAACGGGTTTCATATTGTAATTCCGCCGCCTTTCGAAAGCAGCCAGTCCGATTCTGTTCAAACGTATCTGCAGAAACGTAATAACCTATCGGTATTAGTTGCCCAGGTTACGTTTTCGGTTGAAGATGATTCATACCAGCTTGTTGCAGGGCGTAAACTTTCCCACACGACAAATCTGCCCATTGCAGGTGATATTAATTTCACACTTTCTGACCACCCCTCGTTAACAAATCTCTACCCGGTCCGATACAGCTTTTCCCAGCCCCCGCCTGATTCAAACATGCCATACAGGGTTCTTGCAACCAGCGCATCAGACAGTGTTGGAGTGGTGTACGCCGAAGACACCGATTATGAGGCTTTCAAAGCCAGTTTTTTTGATGCAATTTCTGAATCGAGATACCTGTTTCATATTGCGATCATTGCAGCACTTTTTCTGTTTTTTATTGTATTTGCTGTAAATCATAAAAGCTGGTATTCCCTGCTGTTTCAGATTGGCTTCATATCACTAATGTGGTTCCTGGCGGTTCGTTATTCTGTTGCTGAATCGTGGGGAATGCTGTTTCTTCCCGGAGGGCCTGACGATGTTCTTCAGACCCAGCTGATTCTGGGTGAATATCTTCTCAATGCGCTATTTTTACTGCTCTTCAGCCTTGTCGCCATCAATACACTTCGGGGATACAACCCGGTAAAGTCCCGGCAGATGCAGATTAAAGGTGCACTGATTGCATTGATGTATGGCGTTGTACAGCTTCTCCTGATTCTCTTTTTTGTGATAAGCACCAAACAATTAACTGCAGACACTGCCATTCCGCTTCTGGATCTGGAATTGATTCCTCCGCTGAATACCCTGATTTTTTATATTTCAGCGTCGCTGTTTTTTGCAGCCATAACGGGAATCAGCCTGGCTGTTTCGCAATTCCTTTTCAAATTTGAACAGGATAAGGCTGTCCTTATCTTCTTGTCCTCCGTTTTTGCATTTCTTGCCACATCGTTTGGTATCGATCAATTTACTGATCAAGGATTTTTCCTTGGATGGCAATTTCTGCTGATTCTATTCCTTTTTTCAGCGTTTATATTTACCGGTTGGTTGATGTCCCGCTATCCTGACTTTTTCACAACTATGTCGGGATTTCGGCGCATGATTATCCTGTTACTCTTTACAGCCGGTTCCGTCTATTATATTATCTGGAATACCACACCGGATCGCGCTGACAGTGAACTTCACTCCATTGCCACAGAATATGCAGCAGAGGCCGAAAGCGATAGTGAGGCCATTCTCCGATCTATTCTTCAGACCATCGAATTTCGGATTCAGGATATTCCGGATGAAGATATTTTTGAAACACCCGAAAGAGCGCAATCCAGATTTGAGCGGGTAATAGAGTCTTTGATACAGACAGAGTGGCAAAACTATACGCTCGATTTTCATCTTGTACGCGCCGATGGGGATATGATTTCAGATTATTCAACCAGTATTGATTCGCCGGGATGGTCCTCAATTTTCGATCTTGAATTAATGAATCGTTCGCATCGCGGCGAGCAGCTGCGTATGGAAACGAACCGGCCAATTATTTGGGATCGACCCACCGGTATCGGAGAACATTTTCGATCCTTTTTCCGTGGCTGGATTCCTATCTACAGTAACACCAATCCAGGCAATATTATCGCCTGGATCACCGGTTCAATCTACCAGGAACGGCCCGATTTTAATAAACCGATCCGCGCAGTGATGACGGCCACTACTGGCGAAGACTGGCGAAAAAGTTTCTACATGGCCGAGTTTACCGGAAACCGCGTAGTTCGCAGCGCTACTAAAGGTATTTATAACGATCAGCCTGAATACAACCGTCTTTCGGATGTTGAGCGAAATATTGCTATGCAGGATTCACTCGCATTCATCACAACCCGAACCGCCCAGGGTTCTTTCAGAGAAATTCTACTGAGGGTAGGTGATCGAAATATTGTGAAAGTCAGCACCCCTAAACCGGGTTTCACAAACCACCTGTTCTCTTTTTTCAGACTCTTTTTACCCCTGTTATTCTTCGGTTTATTTGTGATGGCGGTTTTATCTATTTGCGGACTACGGCCTTTTCACCTTTTCAGCCAAAGCAAACGGTTCCAAAATCGTCTGATTGACGGATTTACACTGGCCACACTCCTCTTTTTAACCGTACTGATTTTTGCCACACAATTTGCTATCAGCAATCAAACGGAAAAAAATATTGAGCGCGATCTGGTAAATACACTGAAAAACCTGGGAGAATCGATCCAGCTCGCATCCCCGGAAATTTCGACTGATTCATTCCAGATTCCACTGTCTGACGTTACGACTCCTCTAAATGTAGATGCCATACTCTATCAAAACGTATGGGTGGTAGAATCAACGACACCGCAGATATTTCAACAACACCTGATTCCAACCATTCTACCATTTAATGCCTACGAATTTCTTTACAATCGGGAGCGGAGGCATATCGTATCAACCGTGGAACTCGGCAGAGAGACGCTTATGGTGGGATACCGCGCCATTGTAGATGATGATAACCAGCCGGTTGGCACCATTGCCATACCCACATTTACGCAATCTCCCGTTTACACCGATCAGCTTCTTGAAACCACCAGCTACCTCTTTGGAATTTACCTTGTAATCTTTTCGCTCTTTACAATTGGAGCCATTGTGTTTTCAAACCAGTTAACACGCCCGCTTGAACTGATTCAGAAGGGATTGAATAAAATTTCACGGGGAGAGCAGAAAACTAAAATCCCCGTTACCAGCCAGGATGAGGTCGGATCGCTTGCAGAAGCGTATAATTTAATGGTCAACAAACTCGATGAGGCCCAAAAAGAGCTTATTAAAGCGGAGAGGGAATCCGCCTGGAAAGAGATGGCACAACAGGTGGCACATGAAATAAAAAATCCGCTGACTCCAATGAAATTAAACCTGCAGCATCTGCAGCGCCAGCTCGAAGCAAACCCTGATAATGTGCTCGCTCTCAAGCCAATCATCGAAACAACCGCGGCCAATATTATTGAACAGATAGAATCACTCAACAAGATTGCCAGTGATTTCTCGAAATTTTCAAAGCCGATCCGCGATCCGTTTGAACCGGTAAACCTGAACCCTCTGCTTGAATCGGTTGCCGATCTGTATGGCCACGATGAAGGTGTAGAAATTGAGCTGAACATTCGATCGAAAGATCTTACCATTCATTGTGTGCAGGATGAAATTCGCCGTGTACTTATTAATCTAATTAAAAATGGTATTGAAGCCTGTGAAAATGGAAATTCAAAAATTCAAATTGATGCCGGGTTTCAGAATGAAGAACTTGAGATTAGCATTGCAGATAATGGTATAGGGATACCGGTAAAGAATCGAAACACTATTTTTGTACCAAACTTCTCTACAAAATCCTCGGGAACCGGACTTGGTCTTGCCATCACTAAAAAAATTATTGAAGCACATGATGGAGACATTTCATTCGAATCAAAACCCGGGCAAGGAACAACATTTACCATACACCTTCCCAAAAAACCCTCTTCATCCTGA
- a CDS encoding MATE family efflux transporter, with protein sequence MKIGFPVIITQLLQISMSFVDTIMAGRLSPEDLAAIAVGTSVLMPLVVLCMGCLMAVTPIVAQNMGSRNLNDIGKNARQVLWLSQILALPAFFILRNLDFVFVLMQVTEEIIPIAAGYLKAISWGIFPAFAYSALRHFNEGLSVTRPAMYIAVIGTLVNIPANYVLMFGQFGFPQLGAIGTGYASSLVFTIMFIALLWFTVWYPPYKRFDIFGKFRWPEKKYLSELLSIGTPIGISSSMEVSMFAAVSLLISTLSTIEVAAHQVAINFASICFMIPLGLSIAISARVGNSVGKGKPGEARFRGYVGVGISTLFMICTATILFLFPEAITAIYTSDADVTAIAVQLLYMAAIFQISDGLQVSGYGALRGLKDTKIPMYVNLVAYWVIGIPTAYLLGFTFGYGAPGFWIGLIAGLTVAGILHNTRFYIKTGKLMRV encoded by the coding sequence ATGAAGATCGGCTTCCCTGTTATCATTACGCAGCTTTTGCAGATCAGCATGAGTTTTGTGGATACCATTATGGCCGGCCGCCTCTCACCGGAAGATCTCGCAGCAATTGCCGTGGGCACAAGTGTATTAATGCCGCTGGTGGTTCTCTGCATGGGATGCCTGATGGCTGTCACCCCCATTGTGGCACAGAATATGGGCAGCCGCAACCTTAATGATATCGGTAAAAATGCACGCCAGGTGCTTTGGCTGAGCCAGATACTTGCACTGCCCGCTTTCTTCATCCTGCGAAATCTCGATTTTGTTTTTGTTTTGATGCAGGTTACCGAAGAGATCATACCCATTGCCGCAGGTTATCTGAAAGCAATCAGCTGGGGGATTTTTCCCGCATTCGCATATTCGGCTCTGCGTCATTTTAACGAGGGCTTATCCGTCACGCGTCCGGCCATGTATATTGCCGTAATCGGAACGCTCGTAAACATCCCGGCGAACTATGTTTTAATGTTTGGGCAGTTTGGATTTCCCCAACTCGGGGCCATTGGAACCGGTTATGCTTCGTCGCTTGTTTTTACCATCATGTTTATTGCCTTATTATGGTTTACCGTCTGGTATCCGCCATATAAGCGATTTGATATTTTCGGAAAATTCCGCTGGCCCGAAAAGAAATATCTGAGCGAACTCTTAAGCATCGGTACACCCATCGGCATTAGTTCATCGATGGAAGTGAGCATGTTTGCCGCAGTAAGCCTGCTGATCAGCACGCTAAGCACTATCGAAGTGGCGGCTCACCAGGTCGCGATTAATTTTGCATCGATCTGTTTTATGATTCCGCTCGGACTCTCCATTGCAATCTCTGCCCGTGTCGGAAACTCTGTCGGGAAAGGAAAACCTGGAGAAGCACGTTTTCGCGGTTACGTGGGCGTGGGAATTTCAACCCTGTTTATGATCTGTACAGCCACTATTCTATTTCTGTTTCCTGAAGCGATTACTGCCATTTATACATCAGATGCCGATGTAACAGCCATCGCCGTTCAGCTTCTGTACATGGCCGCCATTTTTCAGATATCTGATGGGCTTCAGGTAAGCGGTTACGGTGCACTTCGCGGTTTGAAAGACACAAAAATCCCGATGTATGTGAACCTTGTTGCCTATTGGGTCATTGGAATTCCAACAGCCTATCTTCTTGGATTTACATTCGGATATGGAGCACCCGGTTTTTGGATCGGCTTGATTGCTGGATTAACCGTGGCAGGAATTCTGCATAACACAAGGTTTTATATTAAGACAGGAAAACTGATGCGTGTGTAA
- a CDS encoding type III polyketide synthase, translated as MSVYIHNIEQSVPPHQYRQEELRDRMKEIVDGDEKETRLLHHIYNRSGIKTRHSVVDDFKKEGAFKLFFNGQGSSPGTQSRNDVYIEQGKKLFVDVAQKLIAGSDFSAGDITHLITVSCTGFYSPGPDFDIIKSLGLSPETERYNLGFMGCYAALPALKLAHRICSADPDANIMVVSVELCTLHFQSAPVTDNLISASVFADGGAGAIVSSQKPKKENFYRIDNFASLITPEGEKDMAWSIGDNGFNMVLSSYVPSILSSGIQPFMESVFKKHKLSVDQIDLWGVHPGGRAILDSFSKTLDLPKDSLQASRSVLSDYGNMSSATVLFVLRELLENNHSDEPQTAMAVAFGPGITIESALLTRMHS; from the coding sequence ATGTCTGTATATATTCACAATATTGAGCAATCGGTTCCCCCGCATCAGTACCGGCAGGAGGAGTTGCGAGACAGGATGAAAGAGATTGTAGATGGAGACGAAAAAGAGACTCGTCTGCTGCACCATATTTACAATCGTTCCGGAATAAAAACCAGACACTCCGTTGTGGATGATTTCAAAAAAGAGGGTGCCTTCAAGCTTTTTTTTAATGGTCAGGGTTCCTCGCCGGGCACTCAAAGCCGAAACGACGTCTACATTGAGCAGGGAAAAAAACTTTTTGTAGATGTTGCTCAAAAATTAATAGCGGGGTCCGACTTCAGCGCCGGAGATATCACCCATCTGATCACCGTATCCTGTACCGGATTTTATTCACCCGGGCCCGATTTTGACATCATCAAATCCCTGGGCCTTTCGCCCGAAACCGAACGTTATAACCTGGGTTTTATGGGATGTTATGCGGCCTTACCCGCGCTAAAACTTGCGCACCGAATCTGCTCTGCAGATCCTGATGCAAATATTATGGTTGTTTCGGTTGAACTCTGTACACTTCATTTCCAGTCTGCGCCGGTGACCGATAATCTCATTTCAGCATCTGTTTTTGCTGATGGCGGAGCTGGTGCGATCGTGAGCAGTCAAAAGCCCAAGAAGGAGAACTTTTATCGGATTGATAATTTTGCATCCTTGATCACACCGGAGGGAGAGAAAGATATGGCATGGTCTATTGGCGATAACGGGTTCAACATGGTGCTCTCAAGCTATGTGCCGTCTATTCTCAGCAGTGGTATACAGCCATTCATGGAGTCAGTCTTTAAAAAACACAAATTATCCGTCGATCAGATTGATTTATGGGGCGTACATCCCGGCGGACGGGCTATTCTCGACAGCTTCAGCAAAACCCTGGATCTGCCCAAAGATTCGCTCCAGGCTTCGCGTTCGGTTCTGTCTGATTATGGAAATATGAGCAGCGCAACTGTTCTTTTTGTTCTGCGAGAGCTCCTGGAAAATAACCACAGTGATGAGCCGCAAACCGCTATGGCCGTTGCATTCGGACCCGGAATTACCATTGAATCTGCACTTTTAACGCGCATGCACTCCTGA
- a CDS encoding methyltransferase domain-containing protein, with protein sequence MPLFLSERDPGLLEKMDDANCDPKQLTNTYQQFATVNRLLGGWGRIYRKFIHPALNQQKNESALLDIGCGGGDILRALSSFTEKDGLNVQFTGIDPDSRAIEFARKRTGNPKIRYLQQSSSELSERGERYSVVISNHLLHHLNTEDLQQICRDAESLATDLVLFSDIERSDIGYGLFRLIAPILFRNSFIAEDGITSIRRSYRADELREKLPDGWRVIRQFPFRLIAIFDKQQVR encoded by the coding sequence ATGCCTCTTTTCCTCTCAGAAAGAGATCCCGGCCTCCTTGAAAAGATGGATGACGCAAACTGCGATCCAAAGCAGCTGACCAACACCTACCAACAGTTTGCCACAGTGAATCGTCTGCTTGGCGGCTGGGGCAGGATCTACCGAAAATTCATTCATCCTGCTTTGAATCAGCAGAAAAATGAGTCTGCTCTTCTCGATATCGGGTGCGGCGGCGGCGATATTCTCCGGGCACTGTCATCATTCACAGAAAAAGATGGTCTGAACGTGCAATTCACCGGAATTGATCCCGATTCGCGTGCTATTGAATTTGCACGAAAAAGAACCGGCAACCCGAAAATCCGTTATCTGCAGCAATCTTCTTCTGAGTTATCAGAACGGGGTGAACGCTATTCGGTTGTAATCTCCAATCACCTGCTTCATCATCTCAATACAGAGGATTTGCAACAAATTTGCCGGGATGCAGAAAGCCTGGCCACAGATCTTGTTCTTTTCAGTGATATTGAGCGGAGTGATATCGGGTACGGATTGTTCAGGTTGATCGCGCCCATTCTGTTCCGTAATAGTTTTATTGCTGAAGATGGCATAACCTCCATCCGCCGCAGTTACCGGGCGGATGAACTCCGGGAAAAGCTGCCGGACGGCTGGCGGGTAATCCGTCAATTTCCGTTTCGGCTGATTGCGATATTTGATAAACAACAGGTTCGATGA
- a CDS encoding FAD-dependent monooxygenase yields the protein MKNRAKTDVLIVGGGPVGLYLAGTLGSAGHSVTILEARNQIDQHSKSLGIHPVSLELFEKLGISSRFTEKGIKIQKGRAYVDRNWIGTVDFSRCKKPFNYILALPQNRTEEILEHWVTHLDSVSLIRGAVVNGISQSEDFVEVTYQKEDLQHTIRSLYTVGCDGKNSAVREITGIRFTGKPYPDTYVMGDYPDTTNFGTEAAVYLHKNGLIESFPLPNKMRRWVVKTPSYIKQNQKQMLEEFIRERIGEDLAGETGRMISSFGVQHFLAERFYSGRILLAGDSAHVVSPIGGQGMNLGWITAERASKAIQTCLDKPGRKEVHLKRFSENAIKTAKNVAFRAEINMWLGRKRTFPFGRNLIARLIVNTPLQKFMAGMFTMRRL from the coding sequence ATGAAAAACCGGGCCAAAACAGATGTACTTATTGTTGGCGGCGGACCGGTCGGACTCTATCTTGCAGGGACGCTTGGCAGCGCCGGACACAGCGTAACCATACTCGAAGCCAGAAATCAGATCGATCAACACTCCAAATCGCTCGGAATCCATCCCGTTTCCCTGGAGTTATTTGAGAAGCTGGGTATCTCTTCCCGATTCACTGAAAAAGGGATCAAAATACAGAAAGGACGCGCATACGTCGATCGAAACTGGATCGGGACCGTTGATTTTTCGCGATGCAAAAAACCGTTCAACTACATTCTCGCCCTGCCTCAAAACCGCACCGAAGAAATTCTTGAACACTGGGTGACTCACCTGGATTCTGTATCCCTCATCCGCGGTGCGGTGGTAAACGGAATATCGCAATCCGAGGATTTTGTTGAGGTTACCTATCAAAAAGAGGACCTGCAGCATACAATCAGGTCGCTCTACACTGTGGGATGTGATGGAAAAAACAGTGCGGTACGGGAGATCACCGGTATCAGGTTTACGGGGAAACCGTATCCCGACACCTACGTCATGGGAGATTACCCTGATACAACCAATTTTGGGACAGAAGCCGCCGTTTATCTGCATAAAAATGGGCTGATTGAATCATTCCCGCTGCCAAATAAAATGCGCCGATGGGTGGTTAAAACTCCATCCTACATCAAACAGAATCAAAAACAGATGTTAGAGGAATTCATCCGGGAGCGAATCGGGGAGGATCTTGCGGGTGAAACGGGCAGGATGATCAGCAGTTTTGGCGTGCAGCATTTTCTGGCCGAACGATTTTATTCGGGCAGAATTCTGCTTGCGGGAGACTCCGCTCATGTTGTGAGCCCGATTGGCGGGCAGGGAATGAACCTGGGGTGGATCACCGCTGAACGCGCATCAAAAGCGATTCAAACGTGCTTAGATAAGCCCGGCAGAAAAGAAGTACATTTAAAACGATTTTCAGAAAATGCTATAAAAACCGCAAAAAATGTGGCTTTTCGCGCTGAGATTAACATGTGGCTGGGCAGAAAACGGACATTCCCGTTTGGCAGAAACCTGATCGCCCGCCTGATTGTAAACACCCCGCTCCAAAAGTTCATGGCCGGGATGTTTACAATGCGCAGGTTATAA
- the pgk gene encoding phosphoglycerate kinase, translated as MAKQTLKDVDLKGKTVLMRVDFNVPIKDGKIGDDNRIVQALESINYVVERGAKLILTSHLGRPGGEPSPEFSLKPVADHLATLVDVPVHFAEDCIGEKAEKVIKSAKEGEIVLLENVRFHPEEKKNDPKFAMKLATHADIFVNDAFGSSHRAHASVAGVTEFLQPSVSGFLLEKEIQYLEDSVNSPSRPFVAILGGAKVSDKIGVIENLISKVDTIIIGGGMTYTFYKAMGLNIGNSLVEDDKVDLAKELMKKAEDKGIDFMLPIDSVVAKEFSNDAEHKVVDRDGIEDGWMALDIGPQSSIAFSNRIKNARTVLWNGPMGVFEMENFSDGTFTVAEALADATANNGAITIIGGGDSAAAIKKSGLQDKVSHVSTGGGASLEYLEGKELPGVASLTNK; from the coding sequence ATGGCTAAACAAACACTGAAAGACGTTGATTTAAAAGGTAAAACCGTATTGATGAGAGTTGATTTCAACGTGCCGATTAAAGATGGAAAGATCGGAGATGATAACCGGATTGTGCAGGCGCTCGAATCGATCAATTATGTGGTTGAGCGCGGGGCGAAACTGATTCTCACGAGCCACCTCGGCCGCCCCGGCGGTGAGCCTTCACCGGAGTTTAGCCTGAAGCCGGTAGCCGATCACCTTGCAACTCTGGTGGATGTGCCGGTCCATTTTGCCGAGGACTGCATCGGGGAGAAGGCTGAAAAAGTGATCAAATCAGCCAAAGAAGGAGAAATTGTGCTTCTTGAAAATGTTCGCTTCCATCCCGAAGAGAAAAAGAACGATCCTAAATTTGCGATGAAACTCGCCACGCATGCCGACATTTTTGTGAATGACGCGTTTGGAAGCAGTCACCGGGCTCACGCTTCGGTAGCCGGCGTAACAGAATTTTTACAGCCATCGGTTTCCGGTTTTCTGCTCGAAAAAGAGATTCAGTATCTCGAAGATAGCGTGAACAGTCCCAGTCGTCCGTTTGTAGCCATTCTGGGCGGGGCAAAAGTTTCCGATAAAATTGGAGTGATCGAAAACCTGATCTCCAAAGTAGACACGATCATCATCGGAGGCGGGATGACCTATACGTTCTACAAAGCGATGGGGCTCAATATCGGGAATTCGCTGGTGGAGGATGATAAAGTTGACCTCGCCAAAGAACTAATGAAAAAGGCTGAGGATAAAGGCATCGATTTCATGCTGCCGATCGATTCGGTGGTTGCTAAAGAATTTAGTAACGATGCGGAGCACAAAGTTGTGGACCGCGACGGCATTGAGGATGGCTGGATGGCGCTCGATATTGGACCGCAGTCGTCTATTGCATTCAGCAACCGCATTAAAAACGCGCGAACAGTTCTCTGGAACGGCCCGATGGGTGTTTTCGAAATGGAGAATTTTTCTGATGGAACCTTCACCGTAGCGGAAGCTCTTGCGGATGCCACAGCGAATAACGGCGCTATTACCATTATTGGCGGCGGTGACTCAGCAGCGGCGATCAAAAAATCGGGACTACAGGATAAAGTCTCACACGTTTCAACCGGTGGCGGTGCCAGCCTGGAGTATCTCGAAGGAAAAGAGCTGCCCGGTGTTGCCTCACTGACGAATAAGTAG